The sequence below is a genomic window from Lysobacter stagni.
GCCGCCGCGGACGTGCTGGGCGCACGCCGCCGCGAGGCCGCGCAGCGACTGGCACAGGGCACCACCGCCCTGATCGCCGAACTGGGCATGGGCGGCGGACGTTTCGACGTCGAACTGGAACCCACCGACGGCGACCGCCCCGATCCGAACGGCGGCGAACGCGTGGAATTCATGGTCGCGGCCAACCCGGGCCAACCCGCGCGGCCGCTGCGCAAGGTTGCCTCCGGCGGCGAACTCTCGCGCATCTCGCTGGCCATCGAAGTAGCGGCGCTGGGCATGGATGCGGTGCCGACGATGGTCTTCGACGAAGTCGACACCGGCATCGGCGGTGCGGTGGCGGAAATCGTCGGCCAGAAGCTGCGCGCGCTCGGCGCGAGCCGCCAGGTGCTGTGCGTCACCCACCTGCCGCAGGTGGCCGCGCAGGGCCATGCGCACTACCGCGTCAGCAAGGCCGCCAGCGAGGGCGTCACGCAGAGCGCGGTGCAGTCGCTCGATGCGAAGCAGCGCGAAGAAGAACTGGCGCGCATGCTCGGCGGTGTCGAACTCACCCGCGAGGCGCGCGCGGCGGCGAAACGGCTGCTGGCGGACGTGGTCTGACGGCGGGATTCGGGATTCTCGATTCGCATGCTGTCATTCCCGCGAAGGCGGGAATCCATCGATCCGCCGCCATTGAGGCCTTCGTCAGCGTTGACGCATGCGAGCCTGGATCCCTGCCTTAGCGGGGATGACATCAACCGCGGGGTTCACGCACGCACACGAAAAAGCCCGCCATCGGCGGGCTTTTTCACGCACTCGAATTTCGAACATCCAATCCCGGCTTCACCGCTTCTTGCGCACGTACAGTACCAGCGAGTGCTCGTCGATCTCGTAACCGTGCTTGGCCGCGATCTTGCGCTGCAGCTCTTCGATCTCGGGACTTTCGAATTCGATGATCTTGCCGGTGTCCACGTCGACCATGTGGTCGTGGTGGTGGCCGCGGTCCAGTTCGTACACCGACTGGCCGGCCTCGAAGTTGTGCTTGAGCACCAGCCCGGCCGCCTCGAACTGGGTCAGCACGCGATAGACCGTGGCCAGGCCGATGTCCTCGCCGTGCTCGAGCAGATGGCGGTAGATGTCTTCCGCGGTCATGTGCCGCGGCTTGGACTGCTCCAGCAGTTCCAGGATCCGCAGGCGCGGATGGGTGACCTTGAGTCCGGCGTTGCGGAGGTCTTGCGATTCCATGGGATTACCCTCGTCAGACTCGAAGCGCATCGGGCGCCGGGGCCCGGAACGCTGGATGAACGCGGCGGTGGCCGCCGGTCCCCGCGCTTGGTGGATGCGCCCTTCAGTGTATCATCGCGACGTTATCCGCCTGTCGCAGACCCCGATGCCGAAGCACACGACGTACAAGCTCCTGCTGGTCCTTTCCATCGCCATGGTCACCGGCGGCTGCGGCATCCTCTACAAGCAGCCCATCTATCAGGGCAATCTGCTGGAGAAGTCCAGCGTCGATCAGCTCCAGACCGGCATGAGCAAGCAACAGGTCAACCTGCTGCTCGGCTCGCCGTCGATCGAAGACCCGTTCCACCACGACCGCTGGGACTACGCTTCCACGCAGCGCACCAACCGCGTGGGCACCGTCGAGAAGAAGAACCTCACCCTCTGGTTCGAGAACGACTCGCTGGTGAAGTGGGAAGGCGACTACTTCCCCGAGCAGGACGAACAGCTGGCCCGGCAGACGGTCCGCCAGTTCGGCCGCAACCTGCCGAAGGAAAAGAACGAGAAGCGTCGCGGCCGCTGACCGCACGCGCCAGACGCTTCGATGAAAACCCGGCTACGGCCGGGTTTTCTGTTTGAGCGGCCGGGATTCGGCGCGACGCCGGCGCGCGGTCTTGGGATCGGCCTGCAGCGGACGCAGCAGCTCCACGCGATCGCCATCCTGCAAGGGCACATCGCGCGCCACGCGCACGCCGAACACGGCATGGGCCACGGTTTCCGCATCGCGATCCAGGCCCGCCGCGACCAGCGCATCGCCGACGGTCGCGCCCGCTGGCAGTTCCAGCTCGATCGCCTCGAAGCGCCGCGGCCAGGCGCGCACGAGCTGGATCTTCACCTCAGGCCTCTTCGCCACGGTCCGCGACGCGGATGAAGTCGTCGACCATGCGATCGGCCAGGCCCTGGAACCCCAGTGCCATCGCCGGCCCCAGCAGCTTCACCTTCGGCTCGAATTCCAGCGTCAGCGTGACCTTGCACGCGGACTCGTCCAGCGCGTGGAATTCCCAGCGTCCGCCCAGGCTCTGGAACGGCCCCTCGACCAGCTTCAGCTGGATGTGGTGCGGCGGGCTCATGGTGTTCTCGGTGGTGAACCAGGTGCGCAGCGCGCCGAAGCCGATGTCCAGGCGCGCCACCAGCCGCCCCTCTCCCGCTTCCAGCACCTGCGCCGACTCGCACCAGCTGAAACGTCGCGGATAGGCCGCCACATCGTTGACCAGCGCGAACATGCGCGCGGCGGAGTGCTCGACGAGGGCGGTACGGCGGATGGTCTGCATGTGGTGCGTGGCCCGGTCCCGGTATCGCCCTGCCCCCGCTTTCGGGGACAATGGTGCGATGTCCAAGAATTCCAACAAGAAGACCGGCAAGGATAAGGGAAAGGGCGCCGGCGGCGGCACCATCGCACTCAACAAGCGTGCGCGCCACGAGTACCACCTCGAGGACAAGTTCGAGGCCGGTCTGTCCCTGCAGGGCTGGGAGCTCAAGGCGATCCGCGCTGGCCGGGCCAACATCGGCGACGCCTACGCCGTGGTCCTGCACAGCGAGATCTTCCTGATCGGTTCGCAGATCACCCCGCTGATCTCGGCCTCCACGCACGTCGTGGCCGACGACCGCCGCTCGCGCAAACTGCTGCTGCATCGGGCGGAGATCGACACGCTCATCGGTCGCGTGCAGCGCGACGGCTACACCCTGGTTCCTACCGCGCTCTACTGGAAGGGCAACAAGGTCAAGGCCGAAATCGCCCTGGCCAAGGGCAAGCAGGCCCACGACAAGCGCGAGGCCAGCAAGGAACGCGACTGGCAGCGCGAGAAGCAGCGCGTGATGCGCCGGCACAACAAGGACGCCTGACGCCCTGCCGCCGGTCGCCTGACCGGCGGTGCCCAGCCTCGATGCAGGATGAAATCAGCGCGGCAAGCCGCTGATTTTCAACGAGTCGCAATCCGTGATACGCCGCCATGGCCAGATCGGGCCAGCAACGGCTGCTTGCGTACGGCCGCGAAGGTAAATAGATTTTTACCTCTGCAGGAACTCCGATGTCCGACCTCACCGCCCGCCAGGCCCAGATCCTGGCTTACATAAAGGCCCATGCCGAAGCCGAAGGCATGCCGCCCACGCTGCAGCAGATCGCCGATGCGTTCGGCTTCCGCCAGGCCTGCGCGGCGCACAAGCATGTGCGGCGCCTGCAGGAGGCCGGCGTGCTGGACGTGCGGCCGAACCAGGCGCGCGGCATCC
It includes:
- the fur gene encoding ferric iron uptake transcriptional regulator, whose product is MESQDLRNAGLKVTHPRLRILELLEQSKPRHMTAEDIYRHLLEHGEDIGLATVYRVLTQFEAAGLVLKHNFEAGQSVYELDRGHHHDHMVDVDTGKIIEFESPEIEELQRKIAAKHGYEIDEHSLVLYVRKKR
- a CDS encoding outer membrane protein assembly factor BamE produces the protein MPKHTTYKLLLVLSIAMVTGGCGILYKQPIYQGNLLEKSSVDQLQTGMSKQQVNLLLGSPSIEDPFHHDRWDYASTQRTNRVGTVEKKNLTLWFENDSLVKWEGDYFPEQDEQLARQTVRQFGRNLPKEKNEKRRGR
- a CDS encoding RnfH family protein, encoding MKIQLVRAWPRRFEAIELELPAGATVGDALVAAGLDRDAETVAHAVFGVRVARDVPLQDGDRVELLRPLQADPKTARRRRAESRPLKQKTRP
- a CDS encoding type II toxin-antitoxin system RatA family toxin; translated protein: MQTIRRTALVEHSAARMFALVNDVAAYPRRFSWCESAQVLEAGEGRLVARLDIGFGALRTWFTTENTMSPPHHIQLKLVEGPFQSLGGRWEFHALDESACKVTLTLEFEPKVKLLGPAMALGFQGLADRMVDDFIRVADRGEEA
- the smpB gene encoding SsrA-binding protein SmpB, translated to MSKNSNKKTGKDKGKGAGGGTIALNKRARHEYHLEDKFEAGLSLQGWELKAIRAGRANIGDAYAVVLHSEIFLIGSQITPLISASTHVVADDRRSRKLLLHRAEIDTLIGRVQRDGYTLVPTALYWKGNKVKAEIALAKGKQAHDKREASKERDWQREKQRVMRRHNKDA